The sequence ACCTGGAACGGGGCGATGGACTTGGGCCAGATCGGTCCGAAGTCATCGTGGCTGTTTTCCACGACGGAGGCCATCAAGCGACCCACGCCGATACCGTAGCAGCCCATGATGGCCGGAGCGGTGGTCTTTTCGGCAGTGAGGAACTTGGCGCCCATAGATTCGGAGAACTTGGTGCCGAGCTTGAAGATGTTGCCCATTTCGATGCCGCGAGTTTCCGTGAGGAGTTCACCGCAGCAGGGGCACTTGCAGACTTCGGATGCTTCGGCAATGTCGGCCACTTCGAACTTCGGGAAGTCGCGCTTCGGGTTGCAATGCTTGAAGTGGAAGCCTTCTTCGTTGGCGCCGGTCACGAGATCGAAGGAATCGGCGATTGCTTCGTCCACGATGATGCGGGTGTCGTGAGAATTGATCGGGGACGCAAAGCCCGGAACCATGCCGCAAGCCTTGATGAGGCTGTCTTCGGCCGGGTAGAGTTCCTTGGCCTTCAGCAAGTTGTGGAGCTTGATTTCGGAAACATCGAGGTTGCCCGGAACAACGACCGTGATGAGCTTGCCTTCGAAGTCGAAGAACACGCACTTGGCGGTCGATTCAGCCGGGACGTTCAGGAACTTGGTGAGTTCGTCGATGCTTTCGCTGTTCGGCGTGGCGACCTTTTCGAGCGTAGCGTTTTCGTCGCCCTTGAACGGGACGCGCTGGAACTTCGCAATTTCGCGGTTGGCCTGGTAGCCGCACTTCTTACAAAGAATCAGGTAGTCTTCGCCGTTCGGGGTGTCGAGCATGAATTCGTGGGCCACCTTACCGCCCATGATACCCGTATCGCTCTGCACCACCACCGGTTCAATGCCCACGCGACGGTAAATGCGGAGGTAAGCATCGTATTCTTCCTGGTAGTGACGGTCGAGGTCTTCTTGGCTGGTGTGGAAACTGTAGGCATCCTTCATCAGGAATTCGCGGACGCGGATAAGGCCGCCGCGGGCACGAGCTTCGTCACGATACTTGGTCTTGAACTGGTAGAGCATCACCGGCAGCTGCTTGTAGCTGTTGAGCACGTAGCGCACGAGGTCGGTCATGGCTTCTTCGTGCGTCATGGCGAGCACCATGTTGTGGTTGTTGCGGTCCTTGAAGCGCAGGAGTTCTTCGCCGATGGCCTGGTAACGGCCCGATTCGCTCCAGAGTTCAGCGGTCTGCACCACCGGCAGGTCCACTTCGATACCGCCAATCTTGTTCATTTCTTCGCGGATGATGTTTACAATCTTCTGGATCACGCGGAA is a genomic window of uncultured Fibrobacter sp. containing:
- a CDS encoding proline--tRNA ligase — protein: FRVIQKIVNIIREEMNKIGGIEVDLPVVQTAELWSESGRYQAIGEELLRFKDRNNHNMVLAMTHEEAMTDLVRYVLNSYKQLPVMLYQFKTKYRDEARARGGLIRVREFLMKDAYSFHTSQEDLDRHYQEEYDAYLRIYRRVGIEPVVVQSDTGIMGGKVAHEFMLDTPNGEDYLILCKKCGYQANREIAKFQRVPFKGDENATLEKVATPNSESIDELTKFLNVPAESTAKCVFFDFEGKLITVVVPGNLDVSEIKLHNLLKAKELYPAEDSLIKACGMVPGFASPINSHDTRIIVDEAIADSFDLVTGANEEGFHFKHCNPKRDFPKFEVADIAEASEVCKCPCCGELLTETRGIEMGNIFKLGTKFSESMGAKFLTAEKTTAPAIMGCYGIGVGRLMASVVENSHDDFGPIWPKSIAPFQVEIVPIGKEAELMELAEKFEKELEAAGIDVLVDDRDERPGVKFKDADLWGSPVRIAIGKKGLVNGEVEWKFRNEKEFTMVKVEDVVAKAKEFFEK